From the Hevea brasiliensis isolate MT/VB/25A 57/8 chromosome 13, ASM3005281v1, whole genome shotgun sequence genome, the window CAGCTTATGACTGAAAACTTTATGGCCTTAGTTCTTGTTGTAGATCACTAGCGGCTATATCTTCTAAGCCAACGATTTGTGGTTCGCACGGACCAGCGCAGCTTGCTCCATTTATTGGAACAAAATATTACCACACCAACTCAACAGTTTTGGATATCAAAATTAATGGGCTACCGCTTTTCAATTGAATATAAGCTAGGTATCACCAACAAAGTAGCCGACGCTCTTTCTCGTAGAGATGAGGAATTAACTATCACTTCTATTTCTATTCCTACTTGGCTAGATTGGGATCAATTAGAAGTCGAGATACAATAGAATGCTTCAATCCAATTTATTATTTCTAATTTATAATTACAGCAATAATCTCATCCCCACTACTTTATTATTCAGGGCCGCCTCTACAAAGGCCACTTGGTGCTTCCTTGTTCTTTGTCGTGGTATCAAAATTGATTCTGGAATTCCATAGGACTCCCATAGGGGGTCATTCCAATGCCTATAGAATGTATAATAGGTTGTCGACAAATTTCTACTGAAAGGGTATGATGCGGATGATACTTAAAATTCATAGCTGCTTGTCTCATTTGTCAGACACATAAATACGAGACCCAATCCCTAGTCGGCCTATTACAACCTCTACCGATTACGAAGGTGATAGGGAAGATATTGCGTTCAACTTTATCATTAGCATGCCTCGTTCTAATGGGGTTAAATGTATTTTAGTTATTGTTGATCACTTTTCAAAATATGGCCATTTCATTATGCCATTCATTTATCGCTAAAACAGTAGCTAAattatttatttggaagattgtcCGCCTCCATGGTATTCCCAAAATCATGATTGGTGATCTATCTCTTTTTGAGCAGTTTTTGGACAGAAGTATTTCGCCTCCAGGGCATATAGTTGAAATTTAGTTCAGCCTATCATTCGCAAATGAACGGGCAAACGATCGTATTATTGAATCCTATCTCTGTTGTTTTTCCTCAGAGTAATCTAAGAAGTGGTTGAGCTAGGCTGAGTATTGGTACAACACCTCCTTTCAAGGTGCAGCTCGGCAAACACCATTTGAGGTAGTTTATAGTCGACCACCTCTCACTCAATTGTTTCCTGCTTGGAGACATATATTGAATTTGTGGCCTAAAATTTGGTTCACCATGATGAAATTCTCCACTAGCTGCAACATAACTTCACACGAGCATAACAATAGATGAAAAAATTTGTTGATAAGCACTGAAGGGATGTCCAATTTGATATTGGTGACAAGGTGTTTCCCAAACTTTAGCCTCACCCTCAATAATCCATGGTGCGACGAGTAAATAAAAAATTGACAGCAAAATATTTTGGTCCTTTTGAGATTGTGGGAAAAATACGTGTTGTCACTTACAAACTACAACTGTCATTAGCCTCTAAGATACAACTTCTTTTTTTCATGTTTCTCAGCTGAAGAGAGCAATTGGCAATCATGTAGTGGTGACCACTCTTCCTACAGATTTGGTAACCAGTGACACTCCTCTCATTGAGCCTGCAGCTATTTGTCAAACCAAGACTGTCTAGAAAAATGGTGCAATTGTGTAGCAATTCCTGGTCTAATGGAAGGATCATTTTACAGATGATGCTACCCATTGTTATCAAAGGCGCACCTGAGGCGTGCCGGAGGTGCAAGGCGCACCAGGCGCAGCCCATAGCGCCTGAGGAGCCCAAAGGCGCATGACCTCCAGGAGGCGCACCTAGGCGCTAGGCATGCCTCACGAAGGCCATCCACACCCATGCAATCACAGAAAGCAAACtgaaaaaagaagaaggaaaagaagaaaaagaagaataagAATATCTAAAAAATCTTACTTGATTGTATCCTCTCCTAGGCTCGGGCTTATCTAATTTATGATTTGAACTCTaggtatgctttttttttttttctttttctccaggtatgctttttttttttttttcttcctgctcctctctccctctctccacCAGACCCATTTCCACCCGAACCATTTAGGTTTTCATTTCGCTTTCTCTTCTATGCTTTCTTTTCCTCCTTCTTTCCCTTTCAGAGTCTCATATCTACAAgttttcatggctttatgcttgccATTTTTTTTCCCTGGCTGCTGTGTTCAGAAAGTACCCTTTTCTGATTCTAATCTAATGGGCCAAAGCAATCTTTATTAATAGGAACTGTTGTGTATTTACATTAGAATTTTGATGGATTATTCAtatctttattaattaaattacaataaATACATATGTATtcttaatgaatttataaaatttaatttaaattattttaagtcATGTTTAGTAAGGTATTATTAAATTATACATatagtaaaaaattaaaattatcattttaatattatatttgattaaaaataaattcatattatgcattttaataataatttttactcatgtatgtaatttaattgataataataatggtccaataaaataaaaataagtaatgAAATAAATGATATATTACATATactttatatgtaattaatattaTCTTAATTAGATTTGTGGtacttataatataatttatttttatgattttttttttttaattttgtgccTCACCTCGCTTAGGGGCGCGCCTGCGCCTTGCTCCTAGCTCCAAGTCCCCTTGGCGCCTTGGTGTGCCTTGAGCCTTTGATAACTATGATGCCACTTGGATTGATGAGCCGGACTTTGAGGGTCAATTTCCACATTTTACCCTTAGGGACAAGGCTAGTTCTGTTGGGGTTGGCAATGATAGGGATGCAGTAGTTGATTCAAACCAAAGGACCTTTCAAGTATAATCTAGAAGAGCAAATAAAGGCAATAACAGAATGGAGGTTGCTAGTGATGTCAGTAGCACGTGAAGGGGTGCCAACAACTAGATGAGTAGGAAAGAGAGATAGTATAAATAAAGGGGTGTGGGAGCAGGTTTGGCATGTATGGAGAATTCTGTTAAGTATCTTCTTTGTGAAAAAGGATCTCTGTTTGGGGAATCCTTCCCTGGGGGCTGCGTtagccatttttttttttaaaatcttttACTGTTATCTTGTGGAATTGTAATTGAAATAGTGAGAGGAGATTGTTGTATTGTTCTTCTGAATATTAATAGAGAACTTAATTCCACTTTTATATCCAGGTTAATTTCATCGTTTAGTTCCTTAATCTATGACTTTGCCATGTTCTACACTTAGTGTCTAATTGACTCCATGGCCTACGGTAGACCCAGCCACAGTCTGGTTCCAACCCAGAACCagattgaccaaaattgaccttgAACTGACAAAAACCAGCAGGTTCAGTTTGGTCCAACTTCGGGCCAAAGcagattttttttctctttaaaaaaatTGAACAAATTGCAATCATTGAATTTGATCAAAACTAGAAAAGGGGAACTTTTGAGGTTCGGATCTGGTTCCGGTTCTCCGAACCTTGAATCAGAACCGACCTAGTGGTCACCCTTACCCTATAGACAATTGACCTTCTATTTCAAACTGAGGCTCAACCACAACAGGTAGTTTGAATGGTTAACTACTAATCTGTATATCATCGATTCATCACCACAAACATTTAAATTAAGTAGTTTAAGGCAATTAGTGTAAAATCTCAAAAAGAACTAAACTAGCTTGCCAAGGTGCTCAAAAAGACTAACAAGTAATCGTAGATCAAGAAAAATAAAGACCTGAATCTTTTGCCTTATTGGCAATCCAAAACTACAGCCTTTGTTTTTTCTCAACAATTAAAGTATCAAGTCCAAGCAATGTCTTCATTCTTCAGAGATTGGAAATTTTTTATCAACCATTCATCATGGAGGAATCCACTTATGATAAACTTGTAACAAATTACATGAGCCCAATGTACTAGAAATTGTAAGTAATGAATGCAATGCTTTGCTATCAGCTATAGAAGCAGAATGAATGGGTAATCcagaattataaaaaaaaaaaaaaatgcagttCGAATGCAATTCTTCTTTTTAGGGCTTAGATGGAACTGGAAATAAAGATGTCTGTTTCAAATTAAGAAGTTCTCTAAGTTTCAAAATGCACAATGCTTCATAGATGTACTAACAGTGATGATGAGAATTCCATCAAACTTAAAATGAGATTAGAAGAAACAAAATCTAATGCACCCATCACGATTTCATACATGCATGTGGATATGACTACCTTAAACTAGGTAGCTAGAGAGATGGTACAACTTTTGTGCTAAGGGAAAATATATCACAATCATAGGATGAGCTCATGTGCTAAAAACTAATAACAAAAAATTTCCTAACAAAGGTGCATGAGTAGAGTATGAGAGAACGTGAAAGTACGGTCAATCATAGGTAAGGTCAGTAGAAAACTGTGACTGTGGACTGTGGACACATAAGGAGTTTAAAGTACTTTAATTTCTCAATGGTTTCCCTTTAACAAAGCTCTCAAAGGATGTCCTCAGTGCATGAGGTGCCCAGATTTGTGAGGATCAAGGGAGAGTCATCTACCATATGCAGACTTCCCCTGCTTTCTTTGCAAGGAGGCTGTTTCTGCAACTCAAATAAGTGACAGTCTGGTTAAGGAGCATTCTCAAGATTGCACCAAAGCTCACCCTCTCTCAAAAGCTCTCAAATGAACATATCTTAATTTGGTTTATTTTATTGGCATTACTCTTATCTGCTTGAAACTTGAGCACTTTTCTGTTTCTCCAGAGGACATTCCCAATATGACCCCTTTGTATGCAAAGGAAGATACTTATTCATCCAAAGCAAGCCAGAGATAAAACATGAACAAGCAAAACTTACAGAGTACATTCCATTGTCTTCCAATAATACTTACTTGGGACAAATCCAATCGCCTCTCTTCATTTCAACATCCTGAGACAGTTTTTCATCAGAGAATGAATCAGATAAAGGAGGCTTCTTGTCATCATTAAATATCCTCTCTCGTTTCTTCTGATGGACAGCTTCAGTAGCAGGCTTTAGCACTGGTGGATCAGGGGTTTTCTGACTTAATTCAATCAACTCAGAAAGCAGCTTTCTTACAGCTGCTTCAACAACTTCTCTACCAGGAGGCTTTTCCTCTCCAGAAATAACAAGCGGATCTAGTGCATAGGACAATAGAATTCGCACTATATCCACAGTACGAGCATTTGCTTCATTATCCTTCAGTATCACATAAGCTCTGTCACAAGATCCACGCAGATTGCAGGCACCACAAACCTGAACACACCAGTGTTTAGTCAAACCACAACTCACAATTCTTAACAGTTGAGGTCCTTGAGGAACAAAAttcatttgtcaaactcaaaagAGAACCAACCGAAAAAGAAAAATGCACCCTCCTTGGTTAAAGTAAAGGGTAAATTACACACTAGACTTCAGGATTTACCTATAATCACAAGCAAAGACaatattctcaatccaaaatttatagaaaaattacttaattaaccaaattgccctcaAACATTTTGGAGGTTCAAATGTGTTGAAATTTAGAATGATAAAAAAGATAGGAAAAAATAACAAGAGAAAGATTTAAGAGATTCGGCTACTGAGAGCCTACATCCATGGACACAAATCCTCAAGGGGATATATTTTATTCACTTTTGCTGTGTGGTTTACATAATACATAGAATTTGATATTTACCATATTTATAATGGAAGATACAAGATATATATGGCATCCCATAAATCACTCCTTAATAGAAACGTTAATCAAGTCACTGATTAATCAATCACATGATTTTCTCATAAATCATATATCCTATGAAATAaggaaaaatctcatcaattccaacaAAATGATTAtcactaaattattatttagtccttgaagtttaacaaaattaatgagtcattacttttatttttaaaacAGAATTAATTAGTCCTTAATATTTGATTTCATTAACACTTTAGTCTttctattcacttttccattagtCAATGACTAAAAAAAGCAAGTAAAGGTCCATAAACATATGAAATTCTAGAAATACCCTCAATTAACAAAAATTCATTTCCaatatttcttcttttttttattaaaaaacatttttttaaagaaatttcttttcccatatttatttatttccaaGAAAAAATGTCTTatcaagaaaaataaattttcaaataaaaaatactttcagaaaaaaaaaatttttttttccaagaaggtttttttccaaaaaatttattttgaagaATAAAAATTTTCTAAGAAGTTTCTAAAaggatttcttttattattttaaaaatttcatcATTGAGCACACATACTTGAAAGAtggttaaaatatttataatttaaagaaaatatctTGTAAAAAAACTTTTTCCAtaggaaaaaaaaatgttttgtTAGTGAAGAGCATTCtgaaacttcaaaatttttagatcttTGACTACTTtaactaatggaaaaaaaaatgtATAGAAAGTAAACAGAAAGGGACTAGACTGTTAAGTGTTAACAGAGTCAAATGTTAGGCAACAATTAATAAGATCTTAAAAATACAGGAACTATCATTAATTTTGTTAAACTGCatgaactaaataataatttatccaaTGATCAAACAACTTAAACATATTTACAGTTGTCCAAGCATTTTGATAGTATATTACATAATTAACAGGGAACATTGTCCTTATCTCTGTTAGTTGCTAGCTAATAGTTAAGATCAATCATAAATACAGATGTTATGAGTTATAATTATAGGTAAACCTCAAGAACTAAATGTAATTAGCATTATTGGTCCAATGGTGCCTAAACCCTCTCCTCCCCAAACGCAGGAGTGAAGTTAACCTCATAGTAGAGACAGTTAGATTCAGACTACAGTTCCTCACTTTCCCCTCCATCTACCAaacccacaccccccccccctccctcccCCACCCTCCCACCCACCaccaaaaaaaaaagggaaaatgaacGAACCTCTCCTTCATCCATTCTCAAGTAGGCCCTCAACCTTTTCGCAGAATTCACTGCTTTTCGAAAAAGATTGGGGCATCCACTCTCCACGACCTTTTGAATATCATCCACAGACAATGACCTGAATTGAAGATAATTTACTTAATACCACATTGAAAACCCAATAAAATCAAAGTAGCAACaacaaaaataacaaaaagaCCAGAAATGGAATTTGGCATACTTTAATAGATCATATCTATCACGGGCAAAGCTAAGACAAGGGTCTTTCAATTGATTCATGTCACTGTAAATACTCTCAGTAGCATCATCATTTGTGACATTAGTGGTGAAGTAACCCTTGGACTTCAAACGGTCGACGAAGGAGACCCACTCAGGCCAGGGGTGGAGTTGTTGAAGGGTTTCTGTGGTACCAGAGTGGAGAGCAGCGGAGGAACAGAATCGATGGAATCGGAGGGGTTTGGAGGGAAGAAATGAAGGGATTGGAAAGAGAACTGTGTGGGCGTTAGAACAGTAGAGTAAACTGCGAGAAAATAAGAATTTGGAAGCTGACATTTTGATTCTTTAGGATGAGGAAATGGTGAGGCTGGGCATGGACGAGAGAAGGGTCTGCTGCAGAGCTGAAATGCGGCAAAAGGATTTTTGCAGGGTTTTAGCTTTATAGGGATAAGCCAAGCAAGAaagctctttttttctttttcaaggaatatatatagattttaaaattaaataagctactatgtttaaaaaaattatataatacataaataatacatttttcataaaatttttaattttataattaatttatttttttattaattaataattttttaataactcACTTAATGTTTGTACTTCTCAAAACGTTAAATGATAATATTGAATGTTTTTAAGCAAAAAGATAAAAATTTAaggattaaatattaatattataaattttaatatatataaaaaaatataattattaaaatatatttaatataaactcGAATTGGAGTTAAGATGAGAATAAGTCtagcaattatatatatatataaaattaattaaagtgtacatgtaaaatatataaaatttgatataaaaatttaatctaatAATTGATAAGCTTAACTTCATATGAGCTCAAGTTGTTTATAGTTACTctctaattattaatttaattttaaagttaatatttaaattttaattttttaggtatgcccataaaaaaataaagttcATACGATGGTAAATTTAttcattattatattaaattttttacgtTTAGATTcatatatcatatatatatactttaattaattatatatatatatattaatataaatatattcatatttattaaataaattcaaatttatattagatgtatcataattttttttaacttatatctTTAAGCTAACTTTTAACGTAATTTAAGGGTTAAATATATAAATGAAGTTAACCTTCAACTTTTTAACCCTCTACCAAGAACATAAAGCACATAGAATGAGTAACTTTATTTTCCTCAGGGCTACAAGTAGTTTGGACCATGATTTGATTTAGTGTATATTTGACATTATGTTTATAGagtctaaattatttttttaaataaaaatattattttaaataataataaaaaaataatttaaaaaaattattttattatttttataattaaaatttatcaaatttaattttaaattatcttttaatattatctacttaatatatttaaaaaaataattttttaaataataattttaataataatatcaaataaatttttaaactgTAATTAGATTGGCCTAACTCAGATTGGAATCAGACCAATATTTTACGGATTCAAATTGAAATTGGACTGAAATCAAACTAAACTGGCTTCAAACCGatattattttttgttttaaatttcaataattaaattgaattaaaataaaaatcggATAAATTAAGCTTGGGGCCAGCCCGGACCGTGTCCGCCCACACTGGAAAATGAAAAATCGGAGTTTCAGTCATTCTTGAAATCCGCCAACTTCACTCTGCTGTCTGCGTTATCTGAGTACGCCTTCTctccctcttcctctctctctatcTATCTATCTAGAACATAGATTCTAGGGTTTTTTCCAGAGGAAAAAAAGAGGAATTCTCCAGCGGTGAGGGAATTGGGAAACATGGCCTCCAATCCCGCTAATCTGTGGGTGCTACTGGGGCTGGGTCTCGCCGGGATTCTCTTAATGACGAGGAAAATGAAGAAAGCGACGAGGGAAAATTTTGGCGCCTTTGTCGAGAAGCTTCTGCTCCTTCCTCCGCCGCAGCCTGCTCCTCCAAAAGCTCCTCATCTCCTCACTGGCCTCACCTTCGCCGTCTCTGATATGTAAGTTGCTGTTTGGTTAATTATATATGCACATACAGCTACTTGGTGGGGTTgaggttttaattttgagttggaGGAATCATTTGACTGTGATAATGCTGTTTGGGAAGAAAAGTTGGGGAAATgtgtaattgaaaaaaaaaaaaattgaattggtTTTCTTTGAGTGTGCCTTGATTGCCACTGGATTTGGTGATCGAGGAAGTTGAAGAAAATAGAAATTACGCCTATGGAATGCTTAGAAGCATCAGTTTGCTGAATTGGGCTAAGTTTTATAAGAATTGCTTAGCTTTTTTTTTTACTACTATGAGGATCGTGAACTTATTGACAGAAAGTATTACTAAATTCAGTTCCTTCTTTTAGTATAAGAATTATGAAAGAATAGGAAAGGCTGAAGGATTTATCTTTAAATTTCTTGTGTTTGCACCATCTTCTTGAGAAAATTGATCATGCATGCTCGAAATATTTTAACTCAACTTAACTaagtatttattcaaaaatttattaTGGTCAgctatatagattctctttcttTACTTTAATTTGGCACTTTAATTTGGGTTAAATCATCCAACATAtataatgcttttaggtcatgttatactactctactccttcaagtcagtttaggtaaacccattcttttctttctatcttctacccaatgtgctctacttgtctaactggagcctccgtatgtctacgtttcACATGACTAAACAATCTCAATCTTCTTTctttcaacttatcctcaattggcaccattcctgccttttctctaatactttcatcatgtactttatctagtctagtatggctactcatccaccttaatattctcatctctgtaactcttatTTTATACACATATGACTCCTTCATTGTTCAACATtcgctaccatataacatggccggtcgtatggctatgcgttaaaattttcctttcaacttattgggaatcttgcgatcacataaaactcccgtgacacttctctacttcaaccatccagctttaatcctatgactaacatcctcctcacatcccctatctacttgaaagattgagccgagatattcaaagtaattactttgggacagtaccactccatccaaactaactccttccctatcaccagtttggccttcactgaacttgcaatgcatgtattttgtctttGTTCTATTTAACTTAAAGTCCTTTGACTCTATAGTACTTattcaaagctctagctttctattgactccttatgGCCTCTCATCTATCGGAATTATATcattcgcaaacatcatgcaccaagggatactctcttgtatatgtttcgtcaattcatctagaactaatgtaaaaTTGTAAGGGCTTACagttgaaccttggtgtaattcaACTGAGATAAGAAAATCTCTTGTTCTCTCCCACTGTGTGCAtactagtagttgctccttcatacatatctttcaacacttgtatgtacctaatagatactctcttttgttctaacactctccataagacatctcttggaacactatcatatgcCTTATCCAAattgataaaaaccatgtgtagatattttttcacatctctatatttctccgtcaagcttttaatgagaaagattgtttccatagttgaacgaccggacatgaagccaaattgattgggagagatagaagtgtcatgacgtagtcgatgttccacaactctctcccacaactctctcccacaacttcatggtatgactcatgagtttaattcccctatagtttgagaaaCTCTGTATGCAATGTTATTAAAGGCGCTTCGAGGCGCTGGGCGAGGCGAGGCGAGGCAACCCTCTAGCGCCTCACCTGGCTCCGCCTGCCCTGGGTTGCATGAGGCGATTGCTTGGGAGAGAGAGGCACAAGGCGTGAGGCGAGGGAGGCGATGCCTCTATTACAtaatgtttatttttttattttttattcattctTTAAACTGTAAGAGTTAAAAACCCTAAAGAGGAGACCCTCATTTCACCCCATGACTCCACAGCTGCTTGAAAAGGGAAAGAAGAACAACCCAAGGAGTAAGGTATGTCTCTCTCTCAtccttcctctctttctctcctctacttcttccttcctctctctcctctcctccttttctcttcttctatTCTTTCTTCTCTCATAGTCACGCCGTTTTTAATCCATCTGCAGCACTTATTTTCCTGCGTTCTTTctccctttttactttttttttcttctcttctctcctcCTCTCTTCTTCTATGCTTTCTTCTCTCATAGTCATGCCATTTTTAATCCATCTGCAACACTTATTTTCCTGCGTTCTTTttgcctttttactttttttttccttctcttcTCTCCTCCTCTCTTCTTCTATGCTTTCTTCTCTCACAGTCACGCCATTTTTAATTACCCAGCAgcagcattttttttcttttttaatttattgtttcaTTGTTTATTATATGGGCATTGTGATATGTATTTTTTAGATGGATATTGTCAATTTTGATATGCTTTTTATTAAATGAGTATTGTGATATGTTAGATTGAGGTGTGTATTTGCAAAtgattatttaattttgaaattaggtCCTATTAATTGGAGACTTGGAGCATGAGTAATTGTCAATTGTGATATGTTTTTTATTAAATGGGTATTGTAATATGTTAGATTGAGGTGTGTTATGTATTTGCAAATGGTTACTTATTTTTAAATGGTTAATGTTCTATTAATTGGAGGTGTGATATACTTTTTTACTTCTTCAACTAGTTAAAAGGtatgaatttttatattaaaagtatatatatatatatatatatatatatatatatatatatatatatatataatttaggcaATTTAGGTTGTAGCGCCTCGCTTCAAAAAGGCCCTCGCCTCGCCTCTCGCCTAGCCTATTGCCTTAGTGTCGCCTTTCACCTTAATAACACtgtctgtatgtctcccttatttttaaaaataggtactaaaatattcCTCCTCCGCtcatcaagcattttctttgagtttagaatcttattaaacaatttagttaaccatgccactcccatatctcccaaacacttccacactttaattggtatcccatcgggtccacagactttacccactttcattcttttaagtgttttctttacttctaaagatctaatccttctagtataattcacattcttttctactgctctgtagtctatattcacgctattaccactttgactattgttaaagagatcatcaaaataatttctccatctttctttaatgtcctcatctttcatcaacactttccttctttatccttaatgcacctaatttgattgagatcttgacatttcttttctcttctccttgctaatctataaatatctttctccccttctttagtttcaagtttctcatataacttttcaaaggcctgcgctcttgcttgactaactgccttttttgcctctttctttgctatcttgtactgttcatatg encodes:
- the LOC110648751 gene encoding zinc finger protein VAR3, chloroplastic, which translates into the protein MSASKFLFSRSLLYCSNAHTVLFPIPSFLPSKPLRFHRFCSSAALHSGTTETLQQLHPWPEWVSFVDRLKSKGYFTTNVTNDDATESIYSDMNQLKDPCLSFARDRYDLLKSLSVDDIQKVVESGCPNLFRKAVNSAKRLRAYLRMDEGEVCGACNLRGSCDRAYVILKDNEANARTVDIVRILLSYALDPLVISGEEKPPGREVVEAAVRKLLSELIELSQKTPDPPVLKPATEAVHQKKRERIFNDDKKPPLSDSFSDEKLSQDVEMKRGDWICPKCNFMNFSKNIRCLKCSEEGPKKVGAFDTEMKKGDWICPKCDFMNFSRNIRCLKCKTEGPKVVGVNEVQMKPGDWNCPECGFMNFANNKLCLRCREQRPKRQLIPGDWECPSCDFLNYSRNTSCRKCNHERPERATTEYEEQRWRSPY